AATCAGGCGCCGGCCGCAGGCTCAAGGGCGGATCTCACTGCGATCGCGACACATTCCGAAGACCCATTCTGCAACAGGCTCTGTAGAAAGGCAGGGTCATGGATTTCAGCGCACGATTCTGATTTCAGCACTCCAGCTACTAGCTCAGTCTGGCGCGGCTTCGGCCGAGGGGGTTATTTGTTTGGCTATTGAGGAGCCAGAACTCTTTCAGCATCCGATCCAGGCACAAGCCTTTGCAAAGATTCTCAGGTCGCTTGCAGAAGATGCAGCTAAGCGCATCCAGGTGACTTATGCAACGCATAGCCCATACTTTCTTGAAGCACGCCATTTTGACCAAGTCAGGAGGCTAACAAGGTCGGCTGATGAGACTCCGGTGGTTTCTGTTCACTATGCAACTATCGCGGACGTGAAGGCCAAGCTCCACGGGATCGTGGATGGCGAGGTGGTCGACCGCCGACTTGACCACAATATAGCCGACCAGCTAGCCATAGCACTCTTCGCTAACCGAGTTTTTCTTGTAGAGGGCCCGACAGAGTCATCCGTTTTCTATGGCCTCGGCGATAGATTGTCTCCCGGCTCACTGGAGGCGGCAGGGGTTTCCATAGTCTTTGTGGGAGGAAAAACCTCAATTCCACTTGCGCATGCAATTTTGGATTCGATAGGCGTTCCTGCATATGCTCTCTTTGATGCCGACGCTGGTTGTGTAGCGCGTGCAACAGCTAGTGGGAAAATACAGCAAAAAATTGATAGCGAACGCAATCAGAACGTAAAAGAGAACAGGAAACTACTCCAGTACTTTGGGCTGGATCAAGAAGATTTTCCGGCAGCTAGGACGGCTGAGAATGTGGCAATTCTAGATGATCACATTGAGGGATTTTTATCCGAAAAGTGGGAGGCCTGGGTTGCCGCCTGCCAAGATTTAGAGAGCAGTACAGGTATCAGCCTCGCAAAAAATCAACTTGCATACCGCACGGCAACGCTCAGGGCGGAAGGTGAAGTGCCCGAGATGCTGATACAAATCCTGGCCAAGGCGAAAGGAGAATAACCGTGCATGAAATCATCTGCCCCCACTGCGGGAAGGCATTCAAGATTGATGAGGCTGGGTATGCGGACATACTGAAGCAAGTACGCGACAGCGATTTTGAAAAGCAGTTGCATGAGCGGCTGGAGTTGGCCGAACAGGAGAAGCGTAATGCGGTTGAGCTTGCTCAGGCCAAGATAACCAGCGAGTTGCAGCAGGCTGCTTCTGCGAAAGACGCCGAACTCCAGGAACTGAAGGCCAGACTCGATGCCGCCGAGGTTGCGCACAAGCTCGCGGTGACCGAAGCGCTGGGCGCAGTGGAAAAAGAGCGTGACACGCTGGCCAATGAACTGGATCAAGCCAAGCTTGAAAAGCAAGCCGCCATTGCGCTCGCTGAAGCCCAGGCTACCGCTAACCTACAAAAATCCCTCTCTGACAAAGAGGGGGAGATCAAAGAGTTAAAGGCCAAGCTGGACGCCGGAGATGTTGCGCGGCAACTGGCAGTGGCAGATGCGCTGAAGGTCATAGAGAAAGAGCGTGACGCGCTGGCCAGCGATTTGGTTCAAGCACAGCGCGACAAGCAAGCCGAGTCAGCATTAGCGGAGGCAAGACTTGCCAGTGAATTGCAGAAAATAGCGGCGGCAAGAGAGGCGGAGATACAAGAGCTGAAATCGAAACTGGATGCCAGCAATCTTGCGCAAAAAATTGCGGTAACTGAAGCCGTCAGCGCAGTTGAAAAGGAGCGCGATGAACTGAAGAGCGGCTTGCAGCGCAAGGAGCTTGAGAAGGATCTGGCCGAAAAGTCGCTGAAGGAAAGGTACGAAGTACAGATCAAGGATCGCGAGCACGAAATCGAACGCCTTCGGGATATGAAGGCTCGGTTGTCGACGAAAATGGTTGGTGAAACTCTCGAACTGCACTGCGAAACCGAATTCAACCGGATTCGTGCCACAGCCTTTCCGCGAGCGTACTTTGAGAAAGACAACGACGCGCGTAGCGGGAGCAAAGGCGACTATATTTTCCGGGATTTGGATGAGGATGGCATCGAAATCGTCTCAATCATGTTCGAAATGAAGAATGAGAGCGATGAAACGGCGACCAAAAAGAGGAACGAAGACTTCTTGAGGGAACTGGACAAGGATCGAACAGAGAAGGGCTGCGAATACGCCGTTCTGGTTTCTCTGCTTGAGCCCGAGAGCGAGTTGTACAACACCGGAATCGTCGATGTCTTCCATAGATACCCGAAGATGTACGTCATCCGGCCACAATTCTTCATTCCGATCATCACATTGCTGCGTAACGCGGCAATGAAATCTCTTGCTTACAAGTCGGAACTGGCACTGGTCAAGGCCCAGAATATCGATATCACCAATTTTGAAAGCAAGCTGGAGGCATTCAAGACAGGGTTCGAAAGGAACTACGATCTCGCTTCCAGGCAATTCACGAAGGCTATCGAAGAGATCGACAAGTCGATCGATCATCTGCAGAAAACCAAGGATGCTTTGCTGAGCACCGATCGCAATCTACGCCTGGCTAACAACAAGGCGCAGGACGTAACGATCAAGAAATTGACGCATGGCAACCCCACTATGAAAGCCAGGTTTTCCGAATTGAAGAAATTCGAGGATGGGGATGACGAATAAGGCACCTGCAGCTTGTTGTCATTTCAATACCGAGAACCCCGTTTAAGAAGAGATCGAGCAATGGACAAACTGAAGATGCACTCACCCAACCTGACCGAAGACAACATCGCGCGCATCCGCGATCTGTTCCCCGGCTGCGTGACCGAAGCGCGAGACGGGGATGGCAGCGTGAAGCTGGCGGTGGACTTCGACCAGCTCAGGCAGGAACTGTCCAGTTCCATCGTCGAAGGGCCGCAGGAGCGCTATCACCTGAACTGGCCGGGCAAGCGCGAGGCGTTGCTGACGTCCAATGCCCCTATTGCCAAGACGCTGCGCCCGGTGCGCGAGGAAAGCGTGGGCTTCGATACGACGAAGAACCTGTTCATCGAAGGCGATAACCTGGATGCGTTGAAGCTGTTGCAGGAAACGTATCTGGGCAAGGTGAAGCTGATCTACATTGATCCGCCGTACAACACAGGCAAGGACTTCATCTACAAGGATGACTTCAGCACGGATGTCGGTGACTACCTGCAACAGTCCAATCAAGCCGACTCAGAGAGGGGGCGACTGGTTGCGAACACCGAGGCAAACGGACGTTTCCATTCGGACTGGCTAAGCATGGTATATCCGCGACTGAAACTTGCGCGCAACTTGCTGCGAGATGATGGCGCGATTCTGATCTCAATTGACGACAACGAAGCCGACAATCTTCGCAAGGTGTGCGATGAAGTCTTCGGAGAAGAAAACTTCATAGGTCAGATTGTTTGGCAGCGCTCCAAGAAGGGGGACTCGAAGCTCATCGCAAAAGTCCACGAATACATCCTGTGCTATGTCCGAGATAAGGAGTCCGTCCTTGCAAGCGGAATCTGGCGACGCCCCAAAGAAGGGGCTGAGCAGGTGCTGTCCAAGTATTCTGAACTGAAAGCCAGCTTGGGGGCCAACCACGAGGCCATCCGGGCAGAGATACAGGCTTGGTACAAGCAGCTTCCGAACGACGATCCTCGCAAGGCACACAAGCACTACAACTGGTCGGATGATCGCGGGCTGTACTTCGCGGCTGACTTTGCAGGACCGGATGACGGACGTGAGTCCAGGCCACGCCACGACATCCTTCACCCAGTCACCGGAAAGTCGTGCAAGAAGCCGTCAACAGGTTGGCGGTGGGATGAGGAAAAAACGAAATGGGCGCTTGCCCAGACTCCTCCACGCATTCACTTTGGACTTAACGAGACGACGATTCCGACGCGGAAAAGCTACCTTTTTGAAATCGACAGCGAGCCGTACTCTTCTGTGTTCTACCGGGACGGACGTTCTGCGACGCTGGAGGTTGAAGAACTCGTCGGGAAAGGCTGGTTCCCTTTCCCGAAGAACACCGATGTCCTGACCGAGTTGATTGAGCTGGTCACCAAACCCGACGACATCATTCTTGATTTCTTTGCAGGCTCAGGCAGCACAGGGCATGCAGTCATGAAGGTGAATCAGACGCACGGGTCTAAGCGGCGCTTCATCCTAGCTCAAATTCCTGAAGAAACGGGACGGACAGGATATGCCACGATTGCCGACATCACGAAGAAGCGTCTGCGGGAGGCTGGAAAGAAGATCGCCCAGGTCGCAGGTTCAACGGGTATGGACACCGGCTTTCGCGTCCTCAAGATCGACGCATCGAACATGGCCGACGTCTACTACGCCCCCGATGCACTCGACAAAGCCAACCTCGACCTGTTCGTTGACAACATCAAGCCCGACCGCACGGTGGAAGACCTGCTGTTCCAGGTGATGCTGGACTGGGGCGTTGACCTCGCCCTGCCCATTGAGCAGAAGACCATCCAAGGCAAGGACGTGTTCTTCGTAGACGGCAATGCGCTTGCCGCCTGCTTCGACGCGCATGGCGGCGTGGATGAAGCCTTCGTCAAGGAACTGGCTACGCACAAGCCGCTACGCGTGGTGTTCCGCGATGCGGGGTTCAAAGACAGCGCCGTCAAGATCAACGTGGAGCAGATCTTCAAGCTCTTGTCGCCATCCACCGAAGTGAAGAGCATTTGAGGGGGCTGCGATGAAGCTGAAGTTCAAAACGCAGGCCTACCAGACTGCCGCCGTACAGGCCGTGGTGGACTGCTTCAAGGGGCAGGTGCCGCAGCACGGCGGCATTCGCTATCGTCTTGACCCCGGCACCCGCAAGGCGGCACCCGCCAGCCCACAAGGGGCGCTAGCGCTGGAGGCCGCGCCAGAGGCAGCGGCAGAGCAGGAGGCGGCTTTTCGCAACGCCGACCTCACCCTGTCGGAGCTGGCTCTGCTGGACAACATCCACGCCGTGCAACGAGCGCAGAACCTGCCGCTGTCGGATGCGCTGGTCAAAACCAAGGTGGCCAAGGTCAATCTCGACATCGAGATGGAAACCGGCACGGGCAAGACCTACTGCTACATCAAGACCATCTTCGAGCTGAACAAGCTGTACGGCTGGAGCAAGTTCATCATCGTGGTACCCAGTATCGCCATCCGCGAGGGCGTGGCCAAGTCGCTGGACATCACCGCCGAGCACTTCCTGGAGATGTACCAGAAGAAGGCGCGCTTCTTCATCTACAACTCCAAGCAGCTGCACCACCTTGAGAGTTTTTCGTCGGACGCGGGCATCAATGTGATGGTGATCAACGTGCAGGCGTTCGCCTCGCGCGGGGCGGAAAACCGTCGCATTTACGACGTGTTGGATGACTTCCAGTCCCGCAAACCCATCGACGTGATCAGTGCCAACCGTCCGATCCTGATTCTGGATGAGCCGCAGAAGATGGAGGGTACGGCGACGCTGAAATCGCTGGAGGCATTCAAGGCACTGATGGTGCTGCGCTATTCGGCGACCCACAAGACTACCCATAACAAGATTCACCGGCTGGACGCGCTGGACGCCTACAACCAAAAGCTGGTGAAGAAAATTGCCGTGCGCGGCATCGCGGTGAAGGGGCTGGCGGGCACGGCGGGCTATCTGTACCTGCAATCCATCGAGATTTCGAGCAAGAAGCCGCCCGAGGCGCGCGTCGAGTTCGAGCAGAAGCTGACGGGCGGAAACATCAAGCGCGTGGTGAAGAAGCTCAGCAAGGGCAACAACTTGTTCGATCTGTCGGGCGGGCTGGATCAGTACCGCGACTACGTGGTGGCAGACATCAACGCCAACACCGACACCCTGAGCTTTACCAATGGCGTGGAGCTGACGGTCGGTGACGCCACTGGCGACGTGACTGAAGCGGCGCTGCGTCGCATCCAGATTCGTGAGGCCATCAAGGCGCACTTCGACAAGGAACAGGCATTGTTCCAACAGGGCGTGAAGGTGCTGACCCTGTTCTTCATTGATGAGGTGGCCAAGTACCGCGACTACGCACAGGTGGACGAAAAGGGCGAATACGCCCGCATCTTTGAAGAGGAATACACACAGTACCTGAACGAGGTGCTCGATCTGGACGAGACGGCCTACGTCAAGTACTTGAAGGGCATTCCGGCCGACAAGACCCACAGCGGATACTTCTCCATCGACAAGAAAACCAAGCGGCTGGCTGACCCGACGGTTGCCGCGCGTGGCGAGAACGCCGGGCTTTCAGATGACGTGGATGCCTACGATCTGATCTTGAAGGACAAGGAGCGCTTGCTGTCGCTCGCCGAGCCGGTGCGCTTCATTTTTTCGCACTCAGCCCTGCGCGAAGGCTGGGACAACCCGAACGTGTTTGTCATCTGCGCGCTCAAGCACAGCGACAACACCATCTCCCGCCGCCAGGAGGTGGGGCGTGGCTTGCGGCTGTCTGTCAACCAGACAGGCGACCGAATGGATCACCCGGCCACCGTTCACGACGTGAACGTGCTGACCGTGGTCGCCAGTGAGAGCTACAAGGACTTCGTTGCTGCGCTGCAGAAGGACATCAGCGAGTCGCTGTCGGAACGTCCGCGCGTGGCAAACGAGGAATACTTCATCGGCAAGGTGCTAAAAACGGCGACTGGCGACGTGCCGGTTACGCCGCAACTGGCGAAGCAAATCTACCGCTATTTGGTCAAGAACGACTACACAGACGATTCAGATCGGATCGCGAGTGCGTATCACGATGCCAAGAAGGCCGGAACGCTGGCCGACCTGCCAGACGAACTGAAGCCGCACGCCGCACAGGTGTACCAGCTTATCGACAGTGTGTTCAGTGCTAGCCAGTTGCCCGACATCGGCGACGACCGCAAACCCAAGAAGAACCCGCTCAACGCCAACTTCGACAAACAGGAGTTCAAGGCGCTGTGGAACCGCATCAACCGCAAGGCGGCCTACAGCGTCGATTTCGACTCGGACGAGCTGGTGCAAAAAGCGGTCAAGGAGCTGGACGCGGCCCTGCGCGTGACCCCGCTGCAATACACCATCCAGGCCGGCGAACAGATCGACCAGGTGACTGGCGAGGCGCTAAAGCGTGGAGATGGTTTCAAAGTTTCCGAGACAAAGACCGAATACAACAAGCAGTCGATCCATTCAGCGGTTAAGTACGACCTGATCGGCAAGCTGGCCGAAGGTACTCAATTGACTCGCCGCATGGTGGCGGAAATCCTCAAGGGTATTAACGTCGCGGTTTTTGCACAGTTCAAGAC
The window above is part of the Tistrella bauzanensis genome. Proteins encoded here:
- a CDS encoding site-specific DNA-methyltransferase, encoding MDKLKMHSPNLTEDNIARIRDLFPGCVTEARDGDGSVKLAVDFDQLRQELSSSIVEGPQERYHLNWPGKREALLTSNAPIAKTLRPVREESVGFDTTKNLFIEGDNLDALKLLQETYLGKVKLIYIDPPYNTGKDFIYKDDFSTDVGDYLQQSNQADSERGRLVANTEANGRFHSDWLSMVYPRLKLARNLLRDDGAILISIDDNEADNLRKVCDEVFGEENFIGQIVWQRSKKGDSKLIAKVHEYILCYVRDKESVLASGIWRRPKEGAEQVLSKYSELKASLGANHEAIRAEIQAWYKQLPNDDPRKAHKHYNWSDDRGLYFAADFAGPDDGRESRPRHDILHPVTGKSCKKPSTGWRWDEEKTKWALAQTPPRIHFGLNETTIPTRKSYLFEIDSEPYSSVFYRDGRSATLEVEELVGKGWFPFPKNTDVLTELIELVTKPDDIILDFFAGSGSTGHAVMKVNQTHGSKRRFILAQIPEETGRTGYATIADITKKRLREAGKKIAQVAGSTGMDTGFRVLKIDASNMADVYYAPDALDKANLDLFVDNIKPDRTVEDLLFQVMLDWGVDLALPIEQKTIQGKDVFFVDGNALAACFDAHGGVDEAFVKELATHKPLRVVFRDAGFKDSAVKINVEQIFKLLSPSTEVKSI
- a CDS encoding ATP-dependent nuclease codes for the protein IRRRPQAQGRISLRSRHIPKTHSATGSVERQGHGFQRTILISALQLLAQSGAASAEGVICLAIEEPELFQHPIQAQAFAKILRSLAEDAAKRIQVTYATHSPYFLEARHFDQVRRLTRSADETPVVSVHYATIADVKAKLHGIVDGEVVDRRLDHNIADQLAIALFANRVFLVEGPTESSVFYGLGDRLSPGSLEAAGVSIVFVGGKTSIPLAHAILDSIGVPAYALFDADAGCVARATASGKIQQKIDSERNQNVKENRKLLQYFGLDQEDFPAARTAENVAILDDHIEGFLSEKWEAWVAACQDLESSTGISLAKNQLAYRTATLRAEGEVPEMLIQILAKAKGE
- a CDS encoding DUF2130 domain-containing protein; the protein is MHEIICPHCGKAFKIDEAGYADILKQVRDSDFEKQLHERLELAEQEKRNAVELAQAKITSELQQAASAKDAELQELKARLDAAEVAHKLAVTEALGAVEKERDTLANELDQAKLEKQAAIALAEAQATANLQKSLSDKEGEIKELKAKLDAGDVARQLAVADALKVIEKERDALASDLVQAQRDKQAESALAEARLASELQKIAAAREAEIQELKSKLDASNLAQKIAVTEAVSAVEKERDELKSGLQRKELEKDLAEKSLKERYEVQIKDREHEIERLRDMKARLSTKMVGETLELHCETEFNRIRATAFPRAYFEKDNDARSGSKGDYIFRDLDEDGIEIVSIMFEMKNESDETATKKRNEDFLRELDKDRTEKGCEYAVLVSLLEPESELYNTGIVDVFHRYPKMYVIRPQFFIPIITLLRNAAMKSLAYKSELALVKAQNIDITNFESKLEAFKTGFERNYDLASRQFTKAIEEIDKSIDHLQKTKDALLSTDRNLRLANNKAQDVTIKKLTHGNPTMKARFSELKKFEDGDDE
- a CDS encoding type III restriction-modification system endonuclease, with the protein product MKLKFKTQAYQTAAVQAVVDCFKGQVPQHGGIRYRLDPGTRKAAPASPQGALALEAAPEAAAEQEAAFRNADLTLSELALLDNIHAVQRAQNLPLSDALVKTKVAKVNLDIEMETGTGKTYCYIKTIFELNKLYGWSKFIIVVPSIAIREGVAKSLDITAEHFLEMYQKKARFFIYNSKQLHHLESFSSDAGINVMVINVQAFASRGAENRRIYDVLDDFQSRKPIDVISANRPILILDEPQKMEGTATLKSLEAFKALMVLRYSATHKTTHNKIHRLDALDAYNQKLVKKIAVRGIAVKGLAGTAGYLYLQSIEISSKKPPEARVEFEQKLTGGNIKRVVKKLSKGNNLFDLSGGLDQYRDYVVADINANTDTLSFTNGVELTVGDATGDVTEAALRRIQIREAIKAHFDKEQALFQQGVKVLTLFFIDEVAKYRDYAQVDEKGEYARIFEEEYTQYLNEVLDLDETAYVKYLKGIPADKTHSGYFSIDKKTKRLADPTVAARGENAGLSDDVDAYDLILKDKERLLSLAEPVRFIFSHSALREGWDNPNVFVICALKHSDNTISRRQEVGRGLRLSVNQTGDRMDHPATVHDVNVLTVVASESYKDFVAALQKDISESLSERPRVANEEYFIGKVLKTATGDVPVTPQLAKQIYRYLVKNDYTDDSDRIASAYHDAKKAGTLADLPDELKPHAAQVYQLIDSVFSASQLPDIGDDRKPKKNPLNANFDKQEFKALWNRINRKAAYSVDFDSDELVQKAVKELDAALRVTPLQYTIQAGEQIDQVTGEALKRGDGFKVSETKTEYNKQSIHSAVKYDLIGKLAEGTQLTRRMVAEILKGINVAVFAQFKTNPESFIAEATRLINEQKATVIIEHLAYDPVEDKFDLDIFTAGQTKQDFSKAGDKLQRHIYDYVLTDSKVEREFVKELDTANEVVVYAKLPRGFLIPTPVGDYNPDWAISFKEGAVKHIYFVAETKGSMSSMDLREIEKTKIKCARKFFDEMNRRYAPENVKYDVVDSFGKLMEVVK